One genomic segment of Streptomyces sp. TLI_146 includes these proteins:
- the kdpB gene encoding potassium-transporting ATPase subunit KdpB — MSTELKQQESPAPSRAPHSDVPTGHKDQGRVGGGLFDPKALVKSFPDAIKKLDPRVMVKSPVMFVVEIGSVLTTVLAVKDPGDWFGWAIAGWLWLTTIFANLAEAVAEGRGKAQADTLRKAKTDTVARRLVGSTEERVPGTELKIGDLVVCEAGDIIPGDGDVVEGVASVDESAITGESAPVIRESGGDRSAVTGGTKVLSDRVVIKITTKPGETFIDRMINLVEGAARQKTPNEIALNILLASLTIVFLLAVVTLQPFAKYAGAEQSMIVLAALLVCLIPTTIGALLSAIGIAGMDRLVQRNVLAMSGRAVEAAGDVSTLLLDKTGTITLGNRQASEFVPVRGTTEAEVADAAQLSSLADETPEGRSIVVLAKEKYGLRERHQGELTDAEWIAFTAQTRMSGVDVDGRRIRKGATGSVVAWVKERGGSVSQDAQALTDRISQAGGTPLLVALEDAEGARVLGVIHLKDVVKEGMRERFEELRRMGIKTVMITGDNPLTAKAIAEEAGVDDFLAEATPEDKMALIKREQAGGKLVAMTGDGTNDAPALAQADVGVAMNTGTSAAKEAGNMVDLDSNPTKLIEIVEIGKQLLITRGALTTFSIANDVAKYFAIIPAMFAVVYPGLDKLNIMSLHSPESAILSAVIFNALIIIALVPLALKGVQYKPTSADKMLRRNLGIYGLGGLVAPFIGIKLIDLLITLIPGIG; from the coding sequence ATGAGTACTGAACTGAAGCAGCAGGAATCGCCGGCGCCGAGCCGTGCCCCGCACAGCGACGTCCCTACCGGTCACAAGGACCAGGGGAGGGTCGGCGGGGGCCTGTTCGACCCCAAGGCGCTGGTGAAGTCCTTCCCGGACGCGATCAAGAAGCTCGACCCCCGGGTGATGGTCAAGTCGCCAGTGATGTTCGTGGTCGAGATCGGGTCGGTCCTGACCACGGTCCTGGCGGTCAAGGACCCGGGGGACTGGTTCGGCTGGGCGATCGCGGGCTGGCTGTGGCTGACCACGATCTTCGCGAACCTCGCGGAGGCGGTCGCGGAGGGCCGGGGCAAGGCGCAGGCCGACACCCTGCGCAAGGCCAAGACCGACACGGTGGCCCGGCGTCTGGTGGGCTCCACGGAGGAGCGGGTGCCCGGCACCGAGTTGAAGATCGGTGACCTGGTGGTCTGCGAGGCGGGCGACATCATCCCGGGCGACGGTGACGTCGTCGAGGGCGTCGCGTCCGTGGATGAGTCGGCGATCACGGGTGAGTCCGCGCCGGTGATCCGCGAGTCCGGCGGCGACCGCAGCGCGGTCACGGGCGGTACGAAGGTGCTGTCCGACCGGGTGGTCATCAAGATCACGACGAAGCCGGGCGAGACGTTCATCGACCGGATGATCAACCTGGTCGAGGGCGCGGCACGCCAGAAGACCCCCAACGAGATCGCCCTGAACATCCTGCTGGCGTCCCTGACGATCGTGTTCCTGCTGGCGGTGGTCACCCTCCAGCCGTTCGCGAAGTACGCGGGCGCCGAGCAGTCGATGATCGTGCTGGCCGCCCTGCTGGTCTGCCTGATCCCGACGACGATCGGCGCGCTGCTCTCCGCGATCGGCATCGCGGGCATGGACCGCCTCGTCCAGCGCAACGTCCTGGCGATGTCGGGCAGGGCGGTGGAAGCGGCGGGCGACGTCTCCACGCTCCTGCTGGACAAGACCGGCACGATCACGCTGGGCAACCGGCAGGCGTCCGAGTTCGTGCCCGTACGCGGGACGACCGAGGCCGAGGTGGCCGATGCCGCGCAGCTGTCCTCGCTGGCCGACGAGACCCCCGAGGGCCGCTCGATCGTGGTGCTCGCCAAGGAGAAGTACGGGCTGCGCGAGCGTCACCAGGGCGAGTTGACGGACGCCGAGTGGATCGCGTTCACCGCCCAGACCCGTATGTCGGGCGTGGACGTGGACGGGCGCAGGATCCGCAAGGGCGCGACCGGGTCGGTCGTGGCGTGGGTGAAGGAGCGGGGCGGCAGTGTCTCCCAGGACGCGCAGGCGCTCACCGACCGGATTTCCCAGGCTGGTGGCACGCCGCTGCTGGTGGCTCTGGAAGACGCTGAAGGCGCCCGCGTCCTCGGAGTGATCCACCTCAAGGACGTGGTGAAGGAGGGGATGCGGGAGCGGTTCGAGGAACTGCGCCGGATGGGCATCAAGACGGTCATGATCACGGGTGACAACCCGCTGACCGCGAAGGCCATCGCGGAGGAGGCGGGCGTGGACGACTTCCTCGCCGAGGCCACCCCCGAGGACAAGATGGCCCTCATCAAGCGCGAGCAGGCCGGCGGCAAGCTGGTCGCGATGACGGGCGACGGCACCAACGACGCCCCCGCGCTGGCCCAGGCGGACGTGGGCGTGGCCATGAACACGGGCACGTCGGCCGCCAAGGAGGCCGGCAACATGGTCGACCTCGACTCCAACCCCACCAAGCTGATCGAGATCGTCGAGATCGGCAAACAGCTCCTGATCACCCGAGGCGCGCTCACCACGTTCTCCATCGCCAACGACGTGGCGAAGTACTTCGCGATCATCCCGGCGATGTTCGCGGTGGTCTACCCGGGCCTGGACAAGCTCAACATCATGAGCCTGCACAGCCCCGAGTCGGCGATCCTCTCGGCGGTCATCTTCAACGCCCTGATCATCATCGCCCTCGTACCGCTGGCCCTGAAGGGCGTGCAGTACAAGCCGACCAGCGCCGACAAAATGCTCCGCCGCAACCTCGGGATCTACGGCCTGGGCGGCCTGGTCGCCCCGTTCATCGGCATCAAGCTCATCGACCTGCTCATCACCCTCATCCCCGGAATCGGCTGA
- a CDS encoding potassium-transporting ATPase subunit C — protein sequence MNNSVSHTARLIGAGLRALLVLTVICGVLYPLAVTGIAQAAFGGKANGSEVKSGGKVVGSELIGQRYDLPKKNPSDPEEAARPDPHWFQPRPSNGLGSNKANGVNTQYDLLVSGATNLSGDNDKLIQQIKDAKAAVVRDNSTPTYKVNPSDVPAEAVTSSGSGLDPDISPDYAKLQIHRVAQVNGLPVATVEKLVADHTSGRILGFIGEPRVNVLKLNIALKETAGK from the coding sequence ATGAACAACTCGGTATCCCACACGGCCCGGTTGATCGGCGCGGGCCTGCGCGCCCTGCTGGTCCTCACGGTGATCTGCGGCGTCCTGTACCCGCTCGCCGTCACCGGCATCGCGCAGGCCGCCTTCGGCGGCAAGGCGAACGGCTCGGAGGTCAAGTCCGGCGGCAAGGTGGTCGGTTCGGAGCTCATCGGCCAGCGCTACGACCTCCCCAAGAAGAACCCCTCCGACCCCGAGGAGGCGGCCCGCCCGGACCCGCACTGGTTCCAGCCGCGCCCGTCCAACGGCCTGGGCTCCAACAAGGCCAACGGCGTCAACACCCAGTACGACCTGCTGGTCTCGGGTGCGACCAACCTCTCCGGCGACAACGACAAGCTGATCCAGCAGATCAAGGACGCCAAGGCGGCGGTGGTACGGGACAACTCGACCCCGACGTACAAGGTCAACCCCTCCGACGTCCCCGCCGAAGCGGTCACCTCCTCCGGCTCGGGCCTGGACCCGGACATCTCCCCGGACTACGCCAAGCTCCAGATCCACCGGGTGGCGCAGGTGAACGGCCTGCCGGTGGCGACGGTGGAGAAGCTGGTCGCGGACCACACGAGCGGCCGCATCCTCGGCTTCATCGGCGAGCCGCGCGTCAACGTCCTGAAGCTCAACATCGCGCTCAAGGAGACAGCGGGGAAGTGA
- a CDS encoding IS5 family transposase (programmed frameshift) — protein sequence MGSGRWGWIVPAGLWELARPLLPPARVRPQGGGVANIDDEAVFAAIVYVLVSGCAWRALPPCFGASKSTVHRRFLIWSRAGVWGRLHQRVLQLLDEQGLVDLSRAVLDSAHVRAKKGGELAGPSPVDRGKPGSKMHILSDADGLPLRVGLSAANTHDSLALKPMLSHFHMGHETHAADSKPTRLHADKAYDIPHLRRWLWGKHIGVRIARKGIESSERLGRRRWVIERTMSWLTGYRRLNHRYERQPINYLAFLGLAAAICCYKRLLKLTM from the exons ATGGGGAGTGGGCGGTGGGGTTGGATCGTTCCGGCTGGTCTGTGGGAGTTGGCCAGGCCGTTGCTGCCGCCGGCGCGTGTGCGTCCGCAGGGCGGCGGAGTCGCGAACATTGATGACGAGGCGGTCTTCGCCGCGATCGTCTACGTACTGGTCAGTGGGTGCGCATGGCGCGCTCTGCCGCCCTGCTTCGGTGCGTCGAAGTCGACGGTGCATCGTCGCTTCCTCATCTGGTCGCGTGCCGGGGTCTGGGGCCGGTTGCACCAGCGGGTTCTCCAGCTCCTGGACGAGCAGGGCCTGGTGGATCTGTCCCGTGCGGTCCTCGACTCGGCTCACGTCCGCGCGA AAAAAGGGGGCGAACTTGCAGGTCCGAGTCCCGTGGACCGGGGTAAGCCCGGTTCCAAGATGCACATCCTGTCCGATGCGGACGGCCTGCCCCTCCGGGTCGGACTCTCCGCGGCCAACACCCACGACAGCCTCGCCCTGAAGCCGATGCTGTCCCATTTCCACATGGGACACGAAACCCACGCAGCCGATTCCAAACCCACACGGCTGCACGCAGACAAGGCGTACGACATCCCCCACCTGCGACGATGGCTCTGGGGCAAGCACATCGGTGTCCGCATCGCCCGCAAGGGCATCGAGTCCAGCGAACGCCTCGGCCGCCGCAGGTGGGTGATCGAGCGGACGATGTCGTGGCTGACCGGCTACCGCCGACTCAACCACCGATACGAACGCCAACCCATCAACTACCTGGCCTTTCTTGGCCTCGCCGCAGCCATCTGCTGCTACAAACGTTTACTCAAACTCACCATGTAG